The genomic interval acaacgccacccttcctgacgagctaaaccatttctatgctcgctttgaccgagataacaaaaccccagccatcaaagttgctccacccccaaatgaacaacccctcagtctctccacctctgctgtacaagatgcactgagcaaggtgaatgagcgcaaagctgccggccccgatggcatccctggccgggtgcttagggcatgtgctggacaactatccccagtcttcaccgacattttcaatctctcactggcccagggtgttgtccccacttgcctcaagacatcaaccatcgtgccagtgcccaaacagtcagccacagggagcctcaacgatttccgcccagtggcactcacccctgtattgctaagtgctttgagcggctgatcttggctcacctcaaagccagcctcccccccacactggacccccatcagtttgcctaccgggccaacaggtctacagaggacgccatatcggcggccctacactctgccctgacccacctggacaacaacaactcctacatcaggttgctgttcattgatttcagctccgcttttaacactgtcatccccgccagcttgatcaccaaactcagcgggcttggcatctccacctccctctgcaactggacactggatttcctcaccaacagaccacagtctgttagggtcaacaacctcacctccaccactataacactgaacaccggcgtgccacagggctgtgtgctcagccctctcctctactccctcttcacccacgactgcatccctaagtacggatccaacgccatcattaagtttgctgacgacaccacggtggtaggactgatcagtgacaacgatgagtcagcctacagagaggaggtccagcacctgacaacctggtgtgccaacaataacctcgtcctcaactccaagaagacgaaggaacttattgtcgacttcaggaaggtcagagggggcagacatacccccatccatataaacgggactgaggtggagcgcgtctccagctacaaattcctcggggtacacatctcggaggatttgtcctggtccctcaacacctccaagctgatcaaaaaggcacagcagcgcctttacttcctgaggaggctcaagaaagcccacctgtccccccagatcctgaccaactaccggtgtaccatcgagagcatcctgaccgcctgcttcacggtatggtacagcagctgcactgttgcggacaggaaggcactacaacgggtggtgaaaaccgcgcagcacatcatcggtgccccgctccctgccatggatgccctccaccgaaaacggtgtctgaaacgggctgggaagatcattaaagacccctcccaccccaaccatggactgtttgccctcctcccatcagggaggcggtacaggagcctcaggtctcgtacaggtaggatgaggaacagcttctacaatcataccgtcgcattgctgaactcggagtcccgtcgatagattcctccggtccctctgtccccattgtttaattattctgtattttttattattctgtatcctctttttttttaaatttctatattgcactactacggactgacgcaaaactgcatttcgttgtacccatactcagtatttgtgcaatgacattaaagttgaattgaattgaatgcaggTAGAGAAGCAATAtgtaattaattgtatattttaccATGTTTAAAACATGTTAAAGATGTATTTCAATTTAATGAAATAACAcacttaaaaaaaatatgtacaatcGTAAAACTTTCAATGTAATGAAACTTTCAATTTTAATGACAAATTATAATTGATAATGTACATTTTAATAAAAAATATGCAGAAAATGAGATATGGTGCAGTTGATCCAGCAAGATGCTTcattgcacatgacaataaacttgaacttgctgTCACAGAAACAGTACATTAAATGACAGTGAATGGTTAACACCATTCAATCAATAAAAATAGTAAAGTAACATAACATAAAGCAATAAAACAACAAAAGGTTGATTTCAGTTTAATCAGATAAAGAAAACTTCAATGAGATAAAATTGCTACATTATTTTGGTACAGCGCTTAGCAAGAACCTTGATTATATTCTTAAATCTCTAGCTTGGAAATTGAAATGCCTATATTTTAACACCATTTGTATCTTGATGTGTTATAATTAAACTGATTCTGCTGAAGAAAAGTTATCTTTCAAAACGTTAATTTAAATGACAGCATGTCTAGAATTTATAGATTAACTTTCAGGAAGGCTAACTGAACCAGTGTGTTTTGACATTAAAAGATAATTTAACCATTGAGTTGTAAATCTTTTTATTCAAATTCAACAGAAATCTTTAATGTGTTAGAGCGCTAAATTTGACATTTGAGTAGACTAGGGCAGAGTCTCAAACACTTCAGTTATTCTCTAACACTCTAACACTCTAACACAGTTATTTTAAGTAAAGTGTGAAAGCAGCTGACTAAGAAGTGAAAGTTCAACCAGGCTAGAATGCAAGGAGTTATTCTGCTTACATAGAATTAAATAGGATAAATAGTGCAGAAGCAAGCCATCTGACACAAACCACGTTAGGTTAGTTTCACTCAAGCCTCCTTCTGCATTTACTCATTTAAATCGATCAGCTTTGCCCTCCACTCCCTTCCCCCTTGAGCACATTGTCCAGCTTCCAGTTAAGGAAGAATTCTTGATCTTTCAATCTCATTGCATCCCTTACATTTTTTTGTACATTTGCACTTGGTCTGGAGCTGTAACACTATCTTTATTTTTTGTACTCTATATTTTCTCTTTTgctgatgtactcatgtatgatATGATTTACCTGGTAGAccataaaacaatgttttttctcTGTAAAACAACACCAATATATTTTCCATGCTGAAAGACTGTAACTCAATGAGTCTGTGACTCTCCCAGGCTTGTATTTTGATTGCATTCTTCAAGAAACGGGTGCTTCCCAAAGCATTTTATGCTCAGTCATATGCTGTAGTAATAAAGGAAAAACCTGGCAGCTAAACTAACTCAGCAGTGTAACACAAAAACAATGTGGCGCATACACATACTGTATATAATCAGTTTTGATCATGTTTGAAGAATAAGCATTGTTTCGCCACTTGGTCAAAGATTTTGCTGAGATGACTGATGGACTTAGATTGCCATCTCTGCAGGGACTGACCTCTCTTACAGTGAAGCATTCCACCTCACTACACTGCAGCATTGTACTGAGAATCAACCTCACTTACATGTTTATATCTGGAGCGCATTAGAGCTCTTGACCATCTAACTCAGAAACTATTATACTGCTGCTACGCCAAGCTTGACCTGTCCAAGAATTCCCTGTGGCCAGACTAAATATGTAAGTGGGTGATCAATAGTTGGCATAGACCCGATGggctgagaggcctgtttccatgctgtatctctaaactacgctAACAGTGGGTGTGACTGTATTCACAATATGAAGGATTGGATGTTTCTTGAAAAGTCATTGATTGACTATAAATTGCCATAGTGAATGAAAATCACAGTATGAATGATTACATTAGATATTCCTTACTTTAATCAATTCAGATAGATTCTGTGCACCGTAAATTGGTGTTTTGAAATTATTTTGCTGTAATTGGTGAGATTAGATCCACCTTGCTCTAAGTGGTTTAATTGGATCCATCTGGCTGTAAAGTACCATACAAAGTATCATTCTGTAATTGACCAATTCAATCTTTAACTGGTTTCTTAACCAGTTACAAATAGATTCCGTTAAAGCCAGAAGAATTGGAATAGTCGTGTGAACTACTCAGGTGACGACCTCTGTGTCTGTACTTTGAATGCTTACTGACATTGTGGTAAGGGAGAGACATGCTTATTATTGTCTTTAAATGTTTCCTGAATTTCGTTCCCACTAAAGCATAAAAGAAGGGATTTAGGCAACAGTGGAAATAAGCAAGGTTCCGACAAATGAAAAACGCAAGATCTAGATGGTTCCCCATCCCGCAGGACTCAGCAATTAAGACTTTGAGGTGATACAAAGACAGAAGGAAAATTACTACATTGTAGGGAGcccaacaaacaaaaaacactgCCACAATACAGAAGATAACCTTCACAGCTTTGAATTTCTTCCGAGCTCTGCATTTAACAACAGTGTTGTAAATCCTATAGTAGCAATACACAATAATAACAAAGGGGATCAAGAAGAACAAAATATTTTGTTCATAACATTGCACCAGTCGCCATATTTCCTCATGCTCCTTTGGAAAGACACTTCCACAGGTAAACCTTTGGTTCCCAATAATATCAGAAAAGATCATTTCTGGGATTGTGGCTAAGATACTAATGCACCAAACTAATAAACAGGCCACTACACTGTAACCGATCGTTCTGATTCTCACAGCAGATAGAGGGTGGACCACCACAAAGTATCTGTCAATGGTCATCAATGTTAGTAGCATGATCCCACTGTAGTAGCTGACAAAGAAAATCGAACTCAATATCTTGCACATGGCCTTGCCGAAGATCCATCCATGTGTATGATCCACAATCCAGAATGGAAGTGAGCAAGCAAAGAGCAGATCAGAGATGACAAGATTCAAAATAAAGATGTTGGTTACACTTTTCAGCTTCTCATATTTCACAAGGATCCAGAAAACTAAAATATTCCCAATCAGGCAGAAAATAAAGATGAGGCTGTACAAGACTTGTGTAAAGATTTCTCCAAATGAGATGCTTTCCTGATTGTCACAGAAGGGAACAAAATCCTCATCAGTATAATTATAACTCTCATAATCGTAGGAAGATACCGTTGATGACATCTTTGATCTCTTCAAACACAGCCCTGAATGATCATTCCTGAATGAAAATGGAAAACACATCGTCAACATCTTCAAAATAAATGTGCAATATTGGCAATGGAAACTCAAAATATATTTCTAACAAGTAACTTTGTAACGGTTCTTCCTGCATCTCTTCACATAAAAGCTAGACAAAAACAATAGCAAGTATCTTCCCTTCAAAAGAATGGTGAAAAAACAGGACAAGCATCAAATACAAATTTCCTGTGTTCTGACGATTAGGAATAAACTTAATTAATCACTTTTCCCCAtgaatataaatgcaaatattgcATGGAATCTTTTCTCTTGCAATGTAATGACAAACTGCTACTGTAAATATCCTTAtgacctacagtgcattcagagagtattcagaccccttcgctttttccacattttgttacatttaattccattccatttaagaatgacgtaggccactgtgctctttaggacctgcaatgctgcagaaattgttttataccctgatAGGCTGATAGTTGCACAAAGACCAGAAATGaagagacaaaaagtgtgagataaggatagaatatgctcaaattgtgaaaccagaggaaggaatataggtggaagaggagggggagaagagatatGAGTGCAGCTCCAGGTGTGGCACAGAGAATAGAGGGGGAAGAATAAACTAAGGGGGTGgtgttgtttgtaggttagttacctgaaATTGCCAAATTCAATGTCCGTACTGATAGGTTGTAAGCTAGCCtagaggaatatgaggtgttgctcctccagtttgcatgtggcatcactctggcaatggaggaggcccaggacagaaaggttagtgtgggaatgggaagtagagttaaaatggttaacaattgGGAGAtccagtgtgaactgcaaagaggatgctaggaggctgcagggcttcttggacaggttaagtgagtgggcagatgcatggcagatgcagtataatgtagataaatgtgagtatccactttggtggcaagaacaaagaggcagattattatctcaatggtgtcagatcagGAAAAAGGgacatgcaacgagacctgggtgtccttgaacaccagtcaatgaaagtaaacatgcaggtacagcaggcagtgatgaaagctaatggcatgttggccttcataacgagaagatttgagtgtaggagtaaagaggtccttctgcagttgtacagggccctggtgagaccacaactggagttttgtgtgcagttttggtctcctaatttgagaaaggacatccttgctattgaggcactgtagcgtaggttcacaaggttaatccccaggatggcgatagacaatagacaataggtgcaggagtaggtcattcggccctttgaggccattcggctcttcgagccagcactgccattcaatgtgatcatggctgatcatcctcaatcagtaccccgctcctgcctgtgacgggcaatgtgaactgtgaggaggatgcaatgagaatgcaaggtgacttggacaggttgggggagtgggcagatgcatggcagatgaagtttaatgcggttaaatgtgaggttattcactttggtagcaaaaataggaaggcagattattatctaaatggcgtcaagttgggaaaagtggaagtacaacgggatctgcgggttcttgtacatcagtctatgaaagtaagcatgcaggtacagctggtgaagaagttggcagttttggtcccctaatttgaggaaggacattcttgctattgagggagtgcagcgtaggtttacaaggttaattcccgggatggcgggactgtcatatgctgagagaattaagcagctgggcttgtacactctggagtttagaaggatgagaggcaatctcgttgaaacataaaagattgttaagggcttggacacgctagaggcaggaaacatgttcccgatgttggaggaatccagaaccaggggccacagtttgagaataaggagtaggccatttagaacggagacgaggaaacactttttctcacagagggtggtgagtctgtggaattctctgcctcagagggcggtggaggcaggttctctggatgctagatagggctcttaaagatagcagtcaggggatatggggagaaggcaggaacggggtactgattggggatgatcagccatgatcacgttgaatggcggtgctggctcgaagggccaaatggtctattcctgcacctattgtctattgtctatagtttatTGACTCCacaatccttaagagccctatctaggtctctcttgaaagtatccagagaacaggcctccaccgccctctgaggcagagaattccacactcacaactctctgttattGATATCCCAATTTTAATaataactgtcatatgaggaaagattggaaagtgggcttgtattcactggaatttagaaggatgagaggctatcttatagagacatataaaattataaatggactggacaagctagatgcaggaaaaatgttcccaatgttgggggagtccagaatcaggggccacagtctataaataaaggggaggccatttaaaactgagatgagaaaaaacgttttcagccagagagttgtgaatttgtggaattctctgccacggaaggcagtggaggccaattcactggatgaatttaaaagagagttagatagagctctagaggctagcggaaccaagggatatggggagaaggcaggcacgggttactgattgtgaatgatcagccatgatcgcatggttcgaaggtccgaatggcatcctcctgcaccaatttgctATGTCTCTGTCTatggttacatctcctgcagttgcaagggaaggtacctggggaggggatagtttgggtgggaagggatgtgaaCCAAGAAATTGTGGAAGgggcagtgtctgtggaaggCGAAAAGGGATGGGGATGAAGATTTGACGTGGTGAATCACTTtgaaggtgatggaaatgtcagagaatgaaaTGTTGGGTGCGGAGGCTGGTtggtaggtgaggaccagaggaactCTACCCTTGTACAGTCTGGAGGGTGAGGAAGAGAAGAGCTACAAGGCACAGAGGAGAGGTGAGTGAGAGATCCTTCAATGAAAGCAGGGGAAAACAACATTTACTAAAAGTAAAGTGTAAAGAGggttttaatgtcatatgtcccagatcgaacaatcttcttcttcttcttcttgcatatgacgtgcacagcctaaagttgtaggacaacctgttctatttgatcttatttgattgtgcaggccgggttgattgcattcgccgaAACAAGGCGGCCCACCTGAAGGttacaatcttccaccccaagatagaacaatggaaaaaaatttttttttgtcaattatcatattgtttacagagtactatgttacaCATTCTCAGttatgctgctggaagtaagaatttcagatagaacaatgaaatccttacttgcagcaacataacagagaatgcgtaaacatagtactccgtaaacaatatgataaatgacaAAAAGAGTATGTatgtaaaaacaaacaaacaaacaaacaaacaaacagtaaTAGTGCAAAGAgagaaaaccaatgcccccaatctATGTAGTTCAGATAGTTCATCTTGGATGTCCTACAATGGCACGCCTCATCTTGTGAGAAGATGTGGTGGATACAGAGAAATTGAGAATAAGAAATAGCATCCTTGCAAGAGGCAAGGTGTAAATAATGTAGGTGTAGATAAAAAAATagtgggagtcaatgggtttgcagtagatgtcagtcgatagtttttacccctgcgatggagatagagagatcaagaaaggggagagagatgtcaaagatggtccaagtgaatttgagggccagGGGAATAATAATGGTAAAATTAATGATATCAACAAGTTCCGcactggtgcagcaggcagctccaatgcagtcatcgatgtagcagagaaagaggtgcgggatggtg from Amblyraja radiata isolate CabotCenter1 chromosome 2, sAmbRad1.1.pri, whole genome shotgun sequence carries:
- the LOC116991003 gene encoding chemokine XC receptor 1-like; translation: MSSTVSSYDYESYNYTDEDFVPFCDNQESISFGEIFTQVLYSLIFIFCLIGNILVFWILVKYEKLKSVTNIFILNLVISDLLFACSLPFWIVDHTHGWIFGKAMCKILSSIFFVSYYSGIMLLTLMTIDRYFVVVHPLSAVRIRTIGYSVVACLLVWCISILATIPEMIFSDIIGNQRFTCGSVFPKEHEEIWRLVQCYEQNILFFLIPFVIIVYCYYRIYNTVVKCRARKKFKAVKVIFCIVAVFFVCWAPYNVVIFLLSLYHLKVLIAESCGMGNHLDLAFFICRNLAYFHCCLNPFFYALVGTKFRKHLKTIISMSLPYHNVSKHSKYRHRGRHLSSSHDYSNSSGFNGIYL